From Chloracidobacterium sp., the proteins below share one genomic window:
- a CDS encoding sodium:proton antiporter, which produces MSAYHTIAILLTLAALAAYVNIRWIRLPTTIGLMAISLVMSVALLALGEMGLVPLRTFAAFVSAIDFGDVLLHGMLGFLLFAGALHVHVEDLRLAKYPVGVLSTIGVVLSTFVTGTLFYSASKALGLSLTYLEALLFGALIAPTDPIAVLGIVKKVGAPKTLETKIAGESLFNDGVGVVVFLTLLGVYLQPESLSAVGVAKLFVQEALGGAALGLMTAWAAYVMLKTVDAYQVEVLITLALVTGTYALAEALHLSAPIAVVVAGLFIGNRGRIKAMSDETRVRLDVFWELIDEILNAVLFFLIGLELIVIALQPAYFVVGLLATVASLIGRAAGVGLTITTLRFKQWLPPGTIRILTWSGLRGGISIALALALPPSPARDVIVAATYVVVVFSILVQGLTVGRLVAYFVAAQGAASDDADAAPAGETT; this is translated from the coding sequence ATGTCTGCCTACCATACGATTGCCATTTTGCTGACGCTGGCCGCACTGGCGGCCTACGTCAACATCCGCTGGATTCGTCTCCCGACCACCATCGGTTTGATGGCCATCTCGCTGGTGATGTCCGTGGCGTTGCTGGCGTTGGGCGAAATGGGACTGGTTCCGCTGCGGACGTTCGCCGCCTTCGTCAGTGCGATTGATTTCGGCGACGTGTTGCTGCACGGAATGCTGGGCTTTCTGTTGTTCGCCGGGGCGCTGCACGTCCACGTCGAAGACCTCCGGCTGGCCAAATACCCGGTGGGTGTTCTCTCAACCATCGGGGTCGTCCTGTCCACATTTGTAACGGGAACGCTGTTTTACTCTGCGAGCAAGGCGTTGGGGTTGTCGCTCACCTATCTGGAAGCCTTGCTGTTTGGGGCGCTGATTGCGCCGACCGACCCGATCGCCGTCCTTGGCATCGTCAAGAAGGTCGGCGCGCCTAAAACACTGGAAACCAAAATCGCCGGCGAGTCGCTGTTCAACGACGGCGTGGGCGTCGTCGTCTTTCTGACGCTGCTGGGCGTGTATCTCCAACCGGAGTCGCTGAGCGCCGTCGGCGTCGCCAAGCTTTTTGTGCAGGAAGCGCTGGGCGGCGCGGCGCTCGGCCTCATGACGGCTTGGGCGGCCTACGTCATGCTCAAAACCGTGGACGCCTACCAAGTTGAAGTGCTGATTACGCTGGCGCTGGTGACCGGGACCTACGCGCTGGCGGAGGCGCTGCATTTGTCCGCCCCCATCGCCGTCGTGGTGGCGGGGCTGTTTATCGGCAACCGTGGGCGCATCAAGGCGATGTCGGATGAAACGCGCGTCCGCTTGGATGTCTTCTGGGAGCTGATTGACGAAATTCTCAACGCCGTCCTGTTTTTCCTCATCGGCCTTGAACTCATCGTCATTGCGTTGCAGCCGGCGTACTTCGTCGTCGGCTTGTTGGCGACCGTCGCTTCGCTGATTGGGCGGGCGGCGGGCGTTGGGCTGACCATCACGACGCTGCGCTTCAAACAGTGGTTGCCGCCGGGGACGATTCGCATTCTGACGTGGAGCGGCCTGCGCGGCGGGATTTCAATTGCCTTGGCGCTGGCGCTGCCGCCCTCTCCGGCGCGGGATGTCATTGTGGCGGCGACCTACGTCGTGGTCGTGTTTTCCATTCTTGTGCAGGGGCTGACGGTCGGGCGGCTGGTGGCCTACTTTGTCGCCGCACAGGGGGCGGCGTCGGACGATGCAGACGCCGCGCCGGCCGGAGAAACGACCTAA